The Sorangiineae bacterium MSr11954 DNA segment CCACCACGGAGTCGGCGTTCTCGGCCAGCGAAAACCTGCTCGCCGCGCAAAAGGCGGCCGCCGGGAACATTCAAGGGATCTTCACGCCCAACGAGTCGAGCACGTTCGGCATGCTGCTGGCGCTGCGCAAGGCGAACCTGGCGGGGAAGATCAAATTCGTGGGCTTCGATGGATCGGACAAGCTCCTCGCCGGTCTCAAAGATGGGCACATCGACGGGCTCCTTCTGCAGAACCCGTTCCGAATGGGGTACCTGTCGATCAAGACCATGGCCAAGCACCTGCGCGGGGAGCCCATCGAAAAGCGGGTGGACACCGGGGCGGCGTTCATCACCAAGGCGAACATGGATTCGCCGGACATGCAGGAGGTCGTTCACCCCGACCTCAAGACGTGGCTGCAAGAGTGACGGGAGTGACGACGCTCGTCGCGCGAGGCCTGCAGAAAACCTTCGGGGCCACGCTGGCATTGCGCGGCGTGGACCTGGAGGTTCGCTCGGGTGAGATTCATGCGCTGATGGGGGAAAACGGGGCCGGCAAGTCGACCTTGATGAGCATCCTGTCGGGCTCCGCCCAAGCCGACGCCGGCTCGATGGCCTTCGATGGCTCGCCCTATCGGCCCAACGGCCCACGCGAGGCGCGCCACGAGGGCGTGCTCTTGGTGCACCAGGAGCTCTCGCTCTGCGGGCATATGACGGTGGGCGAAAATGTGATGCTGGGCATCGAGCCCGCGCGCTTCGGGTTCTTGCGGCGCGAGGAGATGCGGGCAAAGGCGGCAAAGGCCATTCGAGCCGTCACCGGCGCCGAGGGCTCCATTTCGCTCGACGCGCGCGCGGCCGATCTTTCGCCGGCGGATCGGCAGCTGGTGGAGATCGCGCGGGCGCTGGCCGTCCCGCAGTGCCGCGTTCTGTTGCTCGACGAGCCGACCAGCTCCCTGGCGGCGGGCGACGTGGATCGGCTGTTCGTGCTCCTGCGGGAGCTCAAACGGCGTTCGCTGGCCATCGTCTACATTTCGCACTTTCTCGAAGAGATCATGCGCGTGTGCGACGTGTACACGGTGCTGCGCGATGGGCAAGTGGCGGCCAAGGGGGCCATCGCGGAGACGGACGCGAAGAAGCTCGTCTTGGCGATGAGCGGCGGAGATCGCGCCGGGACGGAGGAGGGCGCGGCACAGGCGCCGCAGGTGACGGGCGGCGGCGGCGGCGCGGCTCCGTTTCGCGACGCGGGCGCGGGGACGGTCTCGGGGACGCGGGAGCCGGTGTTGGTGGTGGAGGACGTGACGGGGACGGTCAAGCCTGCGTCGGCCTCGCTCACCGTGCATCGCGGCGAGATCGTGGGCATCGCGGGGCTCTTGGGCGCGGGGCGCACGGAGCTTCTTCGCATGATCTTCGGGCTCGATCCGGTGGTGCGCGGCACGATCAAGGTGGCGGGGTCGGTGGCGATGAGCGGGGCCTCGCCGGCCAAGCGCATCGCGCAGGGGGTCGGATTTTTGAGCGAGGACCGCAAGGGCGAGGGGCTCTTGCTGGGCATGAGCATCGCCGACAACCTCACCATGTCGCGGCTCTCCGGCTTGGGGCCCAAGGGGTTCGTGAGCGAAGGGGCGCAGCACGCGAGCGCGAAGAAGTGGACCGATTTGCTCAAGGTGCGGCATCGCGACGCGGGGCAGCCGGTGCGCGATCTCTCGGGCGGCAACCAGCAGAAGATCGCGCTGGCGCGGCTCCTCCACCAAGGCGCCGATCTCTTCTTGCTCGACGAGCCGACCCGCGGGGTCGACATCAACAGCAAGACGCAAATCGAAGGGCACATCCGGGCCCTGGCCGCTTCGGGGAAGGCGGTCCTCCTCGTATCGAGCCACCTGCCCGATCTGATCGCGGTGTGCGATCGCATCGGCGTGATGTACCGCGGCCGCCTCGGCGAAATCCGGCCCGTCTCCGCGTGGACGGAGCACACGCTTCTCGCCGCAGCCACCGGAGCGAATTAGGAGCAGATGACATCGATGTCCAAGAGCCTTGCACTTCCGAAGCTTCGCGCACCGTGGATTGGACCGCTTTTGGCGGTCGCGCTGCTGTTCGCGCTCTTTGCGATCCTCGCGCACGAGACGTTCGCGAGCACCTCCACCGTGGTCACCATGCTCCGCCAAACGACGGTGGTCGGCATCGCCGCGGTGGGCATGACCATGATCATCGTGCTGGGCGGCATCGATCTGTCGGTGGGCTCGGCGGTGGCGCTGACGACGGTGTCGGTGGCGCTCTGTTTGCGCGCCGGGCAAGGCCCGTGGGTGGCGGCCTTGGTGGGCATCGCCACCGCGGCGGCGTGCGGTGCGATCAACGGTTTGCTGGTCGGCTACCTCAAGTTCGTGCCGTTCATCGCCACCTTGGGGACGATGAGCCTTCTGCGCGGTCTCTGCAAAGGTCTGGCCGACGAGCAAAAGATCGACGCCGAGCCGCACGGCCTCGAGTCGCTCCTCGCGCCGCTGCCCGATGGGCGCGAGTGGATGCTCTTGCCCACCGGCGTCTGGATCACGGTGCTCCTGGCGGTGGTGGTGGCCGTCCTGTTGCGAACGACGCAGGCCGGCCGCTACGTCTTTGCGGTGGGCTCGAGCGAGCCGGCGGCGCGGCTCTGCGGCATCGATGTGGCCAAGGTGAAGTTCGGCGTGTTTGCGCTGGCCGGGGTGCTCGTGGGGTGGGCCGGGGTGCTCGAGTTTTCACGGCTGACGGTGGGCGATCCCACCGACTCCGTGGGGCTGGAGCTCGACGTGATCGCGGCCGTGGTCATCGGCGGGGGCTCGCTCTCGGGCGGCGAGGGCTCGGTCCTCGGATCGGTGCTCGGCGCGCTCTTGATGACGATCATCAAGACGGGCTGTACGCACGTGGGGCTGCCCAACTGGGTGCAGGAGATCCTGACGGGCGTCATCATCGTCGTGGCGGTGGGGCTCGACCGGATCCGGCATCGGAAGGGCGCGTAAGGCGCAGCGCCCGCTCCGTCTACATGCGCCAGAGGGTGCCGAGGGGGAGTGGCATGGCCTCGAACGGCTCGGCGTGTACTTCGTCGTCGCCTTCGTAGGTGTCGACGAAGTACCAGCGCTCGCGCTCGAGGCGGTACACTTCCAAGGTCTGCGCCTCGGGGTTTACGAGCCAGGCGTGGCCGACGCCTTCGCGGCGGTAGATGCGCATCTTCTTTCCGCGATCACGGCGTTCGGTCGAAGGTGAAATGACTTCGCAAAGCCAGTCGGGGCGGACGGTGATGCCAACGGGGGCGTGCTTCGCGAGGGCGGAGCTTGGAAAGCGGTCGCGGTGCCAGCCCGCCAAATCCGGAACCACCTTGTCGGGTTTGGGTCCGAGGTGAAGCTCGGGCTCGATGAGGAAGATCCAACTGTCGGGGCCACGAGGGCCACCAAGGTTGAACTTACTGTTTAGCTCTGTAAGGAGATTGGATGCCGCCAGCGAATGCTTCGGCCGTGGACGCGGCTGCAGGAAGAGCTCGCCGTCCAAAATTTCCGCGACCATCTCCGGCGGCGCGGACTGGAAAGCCGCTTCCACCTCCGAATCGTTCGGTGCGGAAGGATCGTATCCATACACCTTTGCGCGGTTCATCCTCGAAGCTTACCACCGCGGGCCCGAACGCACCCGCCACCCGCGCGCTGCCGCTCGACGCCCCGGCGCCTTAAGCCGGGTGCCCGGACGAGCCTTGCACGGCTTGCGCGCGCTGCGCCGGAGGCAGACGGCGCTCGGTGCCTTCCCACGCCGTTTTCGAAGAGGCGGTGCGCCGATCCACGAAGGCGGTGACGAGGGAGAGCACCAGGGTGCGCGTGGCCGCGAGGGTCGGAATTTCGGGGACCAGGCGGACGACGCGTTCGTGGAGGCGGCGGCCGGGGAGCGGGCGCTCATGAGGGGCGAGGGCGAGCAGCTTGGCGGCAGCGGCGCTGGCATCGTGGACGCGGACGAGCACCTCGGGCGCCAAGTAGGGACCGTCGGGGACGCCGGGCCAGGTGGCGCCGATTTCGATGCCGATGACGCCGGGCATGGAGGCGCGCGGCAGGACGAGCAGACGCAGCTCGTCGTGGTCCTCGCTGCCCACCGGGTGCCTGGCCCACGCGACCACCCGAAGCGCGGAGACGTGCTTCTTCATGGCGTTGAAGAGCGACTTGAGCCACGGCGCGGAGGCTTGCGGCAGCGGCGGTGGAAGCTGGGCGCGCGTGCCCGTGAAGAACAGCGGGATCAGCATCAGCGCGTCGAGCAGCACCAAGTAGCTCGCGGCGCGGCCCACATAGCGCTGCACCAGGACGGCGGCGCCCACGGCCACGGCGAGCACCAGCGCCGCGGCGATCTTTCCGGAGCGGGTCGAGGCATCGAACGCGTCGCCCTCGCGCGGAGGCGACGCAAACGCCTCGCGCTCGCGCACCGTCGACCAGCTCCCCGGGCCGCGCGGGCGCAGGATCACGCGCGGCGCGCGGTAGGCGGCGGCGAACATGGCGCCCGCGAGAAAGACGCCGCTCCATGTGGCGTATCCCGCGAGCTGGAGCGCAATGCTGGTGGCGGCGGCCCCGCCGGATGCCGCGATGCGAAAGGCCGGCGCGAGCGGCATGAGCGGACGCGCCGCGACTTTTTCGCGCGCGTAGAGCGCGGACGCGTGCTTGTTCTTCTTCGCGACGGCCGCCGCGAACAAAACGCCGATCAGGGCGGCGAACGCCGTGCGCAGGCCCTCGTGGAGCTTGCCTTCCGCAGGGGCCGACGCTGCGGCCGGCGGGCGCAGCTCCGGCGCGTGCACGGCGGGAAAGGCCTTGGGATCGACGCGCGCCCCCCAGGTGACGCGCTCGCCGCGGGCCACGTGCGGGCGCACGATTTCGAGCTCGTCGCGATCGGACGAGCGCCGCAAGGTGGAGACGACGCCATCGCCCCCTGCCCCATCGGCGCGCCACGGGCGAGGCTCCGTCGGGGCCGACGGAAGATCGAAGACCATGCGCTCGCCGTCGATGCCCTCCGGAAGCGAAGGCGAGGTCCATGCGATGCGCCAGAGCGCCAGATCCTTGCTGATCGCCTTCTCGGCCACGAGATCCAGCCGGTAGCGCACCTTGACCACGTAGGTGCCGCGGCGAAGGGCCTTTTTATCGAGCATCTCCACGTGCAGCGAGGCATCGCGATCGTCGCCCGCGGGCGGCTGCAACGTCACCTGCCCTGCGAACGAACGCCCATCCTCCGCGGTGACCACCGCCTCGGACTCGACCGCGACATGGGGCTCGATGCCGGCCAAGTCGAAGCTCGTGAGCGTGCCCGATACCACGCGGTACGTGATGGCGTGCTCCATCTGCGCCATGCCCGCGTCATCGATGCGCGCGCGCATGTCGTGCGCCGTGGCGTGTGCCTCGCGGTAAGCCGCCCGCGCGGGCCCCGGCGCCCAAAAAAGGAGCCCCAGCATCGCGACCCCAGCCAAATCTCGACGAAGCACGCCCGACATGTCCTACATGTACGCACACATGCCGGCGAGGGCAAATTACGTGCGTTTCACGATGGTGGCGCCGCCGAAAATCACGTTGTTCGTGATTTCGCGCGCCAGCATATCGTGGGGCACGCCGAGCTCGATGGCGGTGGCCGCCTCGAGCCGCGCGCGCTGCTCGGGGGTAAATGTCACGTCGAGCGCGCCGAGGTTGTCCTCGAGCTGCCGCACGGTGCGGGCGCCCACGATGGGCGATGTCACGGCCGGGTGGAGCAAGGTCCACGCGAGGGCGACTTGGGCGGGCGTCTTATCCATCTCGCGCGCCACGGACTGGACGACCTCGGCGATCTCCAGGTTGCGCGCCGTGAGCACACCGTTGACGGCGGCGACGTTCTTGCGCGTTCCAACGGGGTTCGCCGGGCCGGGGGTGTCCTCCAAGTCGGCCTTGGAGTACTTGCCGGTCAAGACGCCGCTGGCGAGGGCGAAGAAGGGCACCACGCCGAGGCCCAGCTCTTTGGCCATCGGCAAAAGCTCGCGCTCCACCGTGCGCTGCGCGAGGCTGTACTCGATCTGCAGCGCGACGAACGGCGACCAGCCGCGCAGATCGGCCAGGGTCTGCATGCGCGCGATCTGCCACGCGGGCGTGTCGGAGATGCCGGCGTAGAGCACCTTTCCGGCGCGCACCAGATCGTCGAGCGCGCGGAGAATTTCCTCGGGCGGGGTGGTGCCGTCCCACGCGTGGAGGTAGAGGAGATCGATGTAGCTCGTGCCGAGCCGCGAGAGGCTCGCCTCGACGGAGCGCACCATGCTCTTGCGGTGGTTGCCGCCCGAGTTGGGATCGCCGGGCTGCATGGTGAGCGTATACTTGGTGGCGATCACCAGCCCATCGCGCTTGCCCTGAGCAAACTCGCCAATGAGCTTCTCCGATGTGCCGCCCGTGTAGAAGTTCGCCGTGTCGATGAAGTTTCCACCGCGGTCGACGTACGTGTCGAAGATGCGGCGCGTCTCATCGCGGTCCGCGCCCCACCCCCAGTCGGTGCCGAAGGTCATGCCGCCCAGCGCGAGCGGGGAAACGCGGAGCCCCGAGCGGCCGAGCAGGCGGTACGTGTCGAGGGAAACGGCGGAAGAAGCAGATGTGGTCATGGTGCATGTCCTCGCATGCGGCAGGCACCTCGTCCTGCCCGCACCGTGGAAGATGCGACCTTTCCGCTCTTTTCAGAATCGCACACAATCGAATGAGCCTATTAAGCTGAGGGTACATAATGCGCGGAAGCGAATTTGCCGAGCTGAACGCCTTTGCCACCATCGCGGCGCACGGAAGCTTCGCGCGCGCCGCCGCACATTTGCGCGTGTCGCCCTCGGCGCTCAGCCAGACCATCCGCGGGCTGGAGGAGCGGCTGGGGGTGCGCCTCTTGAATCGCACCACGCGCAGCGTCGCCGCCAGCGAGGCGGGGGCCCAGCTGCTCGCGAGGCTTCGGCCGGTGCTCGACGAGCTCGACGCGGCGGTGGCCGATGTCACGGCGTTTCGCGACCGGCCTGCGGGCACCGTGCGCATCAACGCCGCGCGGATGGCGGCCATTCGCTTCCTGGGGCCCTTGCTGGGTCGCTTTTACCGAGCGCACCCGGAGATCGTGCTCGACGTCACGGTGGACGATACGCTCGCGGATATCGTGGAGGGCGGCTTCGACGCGGGCATTCGCCTGGGCGAGCGGCTCGAAAAGGACATGGTCGCCGTGAAATTGAGCGGCGACATGACCAGCCTGGTGGTCGCGACGCCCTCGTATCTGGCCCGGTATGGAACGCCGAAGACGCCTCGCGATCTGCACCAGCACCGCTGCATCAACGCGCGCTTCCCGACGAATCGAACGCTGTACCGTTGGGAGTTCGAGCAAGGAAAGAAGAGCGTCGAGGTCGCGGTCAAAGGGCCGCTCGTCCTCGACGATTGGGATCTCGTGCTCCGTGCCGCGCTGCAAGGCGTGGGCATCGCATATGTCATCGACCCCAGGGCCCAGAGGTGGATCGATCGCGGAAAGCTAACGCGCATCCTGGAAGCGTGGTCGCCCACATTCCCGGGCTTTTACCTGTATTATCCGAGCCGGAGGCAAACGCCACCCGCGCTGCGCGCCTTCCTCGACTTCGTGCGAAGCCACGCGCTCGCGTGAATCGGTGCTTCGTTATTCCTAGGGGCGACCGCCCCCACGATGTCGGCCTCACAATTTTAATAAAAATGAGACTTATAGCAACATAGGCACTGCGCGAACCGATACGTACTTATTGTGCGGTCGTTCGATAGCTATCCTTATCGCTTCTACGTCGCGCTCGACGGAAACGGCGTCAACGGGCTCGAAGGCATGGCGGGGGTGTGCCTCTTCCTGTACGACCCGGCCGATCATGCCTACGCCTACAAAATCCGGTACTACGACGGTATCGCGGCGGGCCACGCGGTGTCGGTCAATCCGGGTGCCACCGTTGGCTTTCTTGGGAACGCGGGCCAACACCTCCTGCTGTACGACGCCCGCACCCTCGAGGAGATTGGCCGGGTGTCGACACTGCGCTACGAGAACCCGGGCTCGTCGCTGCAAGGCTCGACGCACCTGGTTTGGACGTCGGACCGCGAGTTCATCACGGCCATCGGCACCGGCTTCTATCGCTGTTCCGTCGATGCGCTGGAGCAGGGCACGCGCCTGGCGGATCATCGCCTGAAGCTCCCGCATGCCATGAAACGGACCGCCTCGGGGCGCTATGTCGCCGTCGGCTCGATGGATAACCCGGCGGACGGCGCCGCAGGCGAAGCCCGTCATGTGGGCATCCTCGATGTGGAGACGATGCAAATGCGCGTCGTGCCGCTGCCGGCCACGTGCTGGCACGTGGTGGCGCATCCCACGCGCGACGTTTTTTACGCCGTCTCCTTTCGCGTCATGCCGCAGGAGCACGTGGACTGGCACGAGTGGGCCATGGCGTACTTGAAGGAGTACGCCTTCGAGATCGATGCGCCGAGCGCCCGGGTGCTGCGCCACTGGAGCGCCGGGCGTGAAGTGCCGGCTCATATCAACTCCGACATCTGCCTGTCCGATCGCGAGCTGATCTTCTGCAACGGGGGCAGCCAGACCATCATGTGCATCGATCTCGAGAGCTTCGCCAAATACCGCTTCATCGACGAGAAGCCGGATCTGCAAGCCCAGATGGACCGGCCGCGCGAGGTGGCCACCCAGGTGTTCGACGTGCTCGCGCGCGGGAGCATGTTCACCAGCACCCACCGCATGCTCGGTGCGCTGCGGGTTTCGCGCTTCGCGTTGCTCGACTCGGTGTACGCGTGTCAGCTGTCGAAGGATCAGTCGCTGCTCTTCACCGCCAACCGCGGGCTCAATCACATCACGGTCTACGACTACCCGTCCGCCACCGTGCGGTTGCGCGTGCGCATGCCGGAGATCCGTGAATACTTCGCCTGGATGCCGGAGTTGGCCGATCCGCGGCTTGGATTCCACCACGGGTATCTGGTCGGCTAGCGCTTGCGATCCGCGGCGATCAGCTCGCCCGCGGCCACGATGGCGCGGGTGAGGTTTCTCGGGATGAGGGTGCTGACCATCGACTCCACGAAGCTCGCCAGCACCGGTTCGAGCGCGGGCGACAGCACGCCGCCGAAGCCTGGCCGGAGCTCGAAATAACCTTCGAAGCTGACGCGCGTCCCGCGTCCGGCCATGGCGCTCTCGTAGCGCGTACGGCCGCCGCAAGCGACGTGGTCGTGCAGCAACGAGGGCTCGATCGTCCATTCGCAAAGGCGCTGGGCATCGTGCCATCGCGCCCGGTCGAGCCAGCTGATGGTTTCGCTGCCGAGCGCGTCGCGCAGAAGCGCCGGGACCTTCTGGCTCGCGATCCAGCGGTTGAGAAGTCGCGCGCCATCGGGGTCGAGGGTGCGCTCGAGCTCCTCGATGCCGTGGAGATCGTCCATGGTCGCGGCCACCGCGGACAGACGGTCGCGCATCGTGGTCCACACGGTGTCGACGGGCTCGCGGATCATCGTAAAGCTTCGGAACTCCTTCATCGTGCCTCGCTCCGATCCCACGCGCCAAGCGCTCGCCGTGCCGCGTGCACCTCCGCGTGGAGGCGCAAGGTGCTCCGCAACTCCCGCGACACGTGCTCGCTTCCGGCGAGCCATGCGCAGGCCTCCGCGAGCGCGGCACGTGCAGTCCGCGGCGCGTAGCCCATGGCCGCAGCTTTGGCGTGCGAATACCAATAATAACGGCCGACGAGCCGCGCCTGCTGGCGGGTCGTCAGCGCCGCGCGCCGCTCGAACCGAGCGCGGAGCTCTTCAAAACCCGCGGCGGCAAAGGCCAAGGTGTGGTTGATGCGGGTGCGCGGCGGGTCCGCGCCGCACAATCCGGCCACGAGCGCGTGGATTTGCTCCCACTGCAGGTTCTCGCCGCCGAGCAGGTAGTGTTCGCCCGCCGTACCGCGGGTGGCCGCGAGCCAGTGGCCGGCGGCGACGTCACGCACCGAGACGATGTTGCAGCCGCCGGGGTAGGTCATGCGCAGCGGATCGGATAGGTAGGCCACGATCACGCCATTCGAGGGGCCGAGCACGGTGCCGTACGGGCCAACGCACATGGTCGGACAGGTGAACACGATCTCCAAGCCTAGCTCGCGCGCCAGCTCCGCCGCCGCGACATCCTGCTGCACTTTGGACGCTACATAGACCGGCTCCACGAAGCCGTCGGCGGACACGGCACCGCGCGGCGCGGTCTCGTCGAGCCACCGGGGCGTCGGTGACGAGCCGAAGATCACCGACGACGAGGTGACCACGACCCGCCGCACACCGGCCATGGCGGCCGCGCGCAGCACGTTCTGCGTTCCGGTCACGGACGTGCGAACGAGCGCGTCGTCGCTCACACGGTCGTACGTGAAGTGGGCGGCGGCGTGGAAGACGATCTCGCAGCCTCGCATTGGACGAGCCAGTAGGTCGGGGGATTGCAGGACATCACCCAGCACGCGCGGAGCCGCCGTGCCCTGCAAAGCTTCGAGCCGGCTGGTGGCGCGCACCATGGCGTGGACGTCGACATTCCGGTGCAGAAGCTCGCGCACGAGGTTTGCGCCAACCAGCCCGTTTGCGCCCGTGACCAGCACCTTCATGCCCGCTCGCCCCTCGCCCATGGATCGTGCTGCTGCCGCGAGACGGCGAGATCGCGCAGAAGCGCCTCGAGCGCGCCGTCGAACCATCGGCCCCACACCGTGGTCGCGGGGCTCATCGCGTTGACGTGGGGCGGCGCGGCGGGTGGTGCCTGGAAATGGAGGAAGCCGTCCGTGTCCAAGGTTCCTGCAGACGCCGCGGGGTCGCCCGGCGCGAGGCGCGACCGCGACACATCGAACAGGAGCTCCTTGACCAGCGGGACGATTGCTTCGGCCAGCCGCGTGGCGGTGGCGGCGAGCGCCTCGATGGGCCGCGTGGTGGTCGCCAAGGGGAGAGCCGGATCGGGAGGCGCGCGGCCGATGGCGATGTCGCGCCCTTCGAGCAGAGCCTCGAAGGCCGCGAAGGTCCGCGAGAAGAAGGTCCCGTAGGCGTGGTCGATCAGGTGGGACTCGAGATCCGGCCGGAGGCCCGGGCGCAGCGCTTCGAGCATCGGCGGGAGCGGGAAGTGCTGGCAGCCAAAAATGGTCACGCGGGTGATCCCTTCGCCCGCAGCGGCGAACGTTACGATGCCGTCGTCACGGATCGCCGAGCCGTTCTCCGAAAGGATGGTCTTCCAGAACATGCGCTGGTGGTCGGCCGCATGCTCGATGGACTCGATCTTGGCTACGTCGATCGGCTTGCTGCCCCACCACGCCAGATAGTTGGGCTGCGGTAAGTAGAGGTTGCGCTCCGCCTGGCGGATCGGCCGGCCCTGCTCGTCGCGCTGCAGCACGACGATGCTGCCGCCGAGGTAGTCACTCATCGATTGAATCACGCGCGAGATATCGACCTTGGCCCGAAACTCCTCCAGCGGTACGGCGATCTCCCGGGTGCAGCAGAACACCACCGCACCATCGAGCTTCCGCCACCGCAGCGCGGCGTTGTCGTCCGTCGGTGGCAGGCTGGTGTCGAGCCAAGCCTCGAGGGCCTGCATTTCAGAGACCATCGCCTGGTAGTCGGCCTCCGTGCAGGCGAGGGTCTCGGGCGATATGCCGGCGAGCCTTCGCCCGACTTGGTCCTTGTCGTAGTTGATACGCCAGGCATCGAGCGCAAAGTCGATCGCCACGCACACGTGGTTCAGCGCGACGATCGCCGCCCGCATGGTCTCGTCGGTGTCGAGCGCGCCGAGGCGCGGTGCGATCCGAGCTTGCAGCCGCGCGTCGATCGGGTGCTGGAGCGGGAACGATGCCGTGTCGACCCGCTGCAGCCACGGCGACAGCAAGCGGCGGAAGGTCGGCGAGCGGTCGCGTGCGCGCGTCGCGTTCACGAGCAGCGGATCGGGCAGCTCGATACCTGGTAACGGCACGAGGTTGCCCCGGATCGGCCGGGGCACGCCGCCGCCGCGCAGCGCACGCAGCGCGGACCATAGCGGGGAGCAACCCGGATCGGCGCCCATTTTGGAGGCGGCCGCCGCGTCCACCGTCACGAGATCGCGCCCGACCACCACCGCCGCGGACGGGGCGCGCCGCGGGGCGTTCCGGCCGCCCGAACCATGCGCCACGCCGCACAAGTCGACGATGCAAAGGCCAAGCGGTGCGCGGTCGAGCAGGAGCGACAACGCCCGTGCGGCGTCCGCGGCCTGCGGGAACATGCGCTCGGGTTCGGCCGCTGGCCAAGCGCGACGGAGCGTGTGCGCCGCGAGGGTCAAGGTGTCGTGCTGATCGGTGCTCGCCTTGGCGACGACGAGGCGCAGGCCCGCGTCGCGCCAGGCGCGCGAGAGCATGCCGCCCGCAAAGGGCGTGGTGTGGTCGAAGCCTCCATCGACCAGATCCTCCGACAAGTCGAGGATGTCGTAGGGCGTGCCGCGTGCGGTTTCGTAGGTGTAGCCGAACAAGTCGGCCAGCACCGGTACGGCGCGATTCTCGGCCCAGGTGCTGGAGTCATCCGGGGACGATGCGAGCGCGATGTGCTGCCACCCCATGTCACCCAGGCGATCGATCACCTGCTCGACCAGCGCGCGGCTCGGCAGCACCGGCGAATGGCTCTCGAAGGCGCCGAGGTCCACCAGCACCAGCGCGCGCCGGCTCGGATCGCTCGATGCCGATTGTGTTTCGAAGCCCAGCGTCTCGAAGCCCAGTGTCTCGAAGCCCAGCGTCTCGAAGCCGATGGCGTCGAGCGCGCAGCTCAGCAGAGCGGAAGGGTCGGCCGCGGTAGCGTCGGTGGCTTGGGCGATGGCCACCGCAGCGGCATCGATCATGCTTTTGGCTCGTTGCCCTCGCCCCTCTCGCCGGGCGGGCTCACGGTGCGCGTCTCGACCTTCAGATCATTGATCCCCACGAGCGACACTGCCCACTTGGCATAGGCCGACGCGAGGCCGATGCCGAGCTCGATGGCCTGGCGTGACTCGCTTGCGACCAATTTGAGCGTTGTTTCCGCCACCTGCGCCGCGTCGATCTCGCCCTTGCCATACGAGGAGAGGGCGTTGGCGTATTGCATGACGGCGCTGCCGTACTGGCTGGCCGCGCTACGCAACACTTGGCTGACGTTGCGCTCAATCTCGCTTTGCAGATTGCCCATCGAGACCTCCATGAATTTCGAAATGGACAGTGGATGCTTGCACGCACACCTCCAGCGCGCAATGGAGCCACATGCCCGACGTTCCGAACTCATGGTATGCAGAGCGATGGGTAAGCGCATTCGTTCTCGAATCGATGAAAACTCGGTCGAGCCTCGATGCGCGCACGACAACGAGGGGACGATCGTGACGCAAGTGATTTTGGTGATCATCGCGCTTTGCGCGATCGCCGGATGCGCGCCGAAGTCGGGCTCTCGTGTACCGGACGGTGAAAGCCGCACGCCGGAGTCCGGACCGATGTCGTCGCCCGAAGAGTACGGCGATCGGCCGATTTCAGCAGAGGCGGGCGCGGACTATTTTCTTCGCCTGGGCGGCGGCGATCCTTATGCCACGGGCATGGCCTATCCGCTGTTTCTGGCCCTGATGGAGGCTTATCCCGGAGAGCTCGGCCGCGACTGGAATGCGTTTGCGGAGAAGTTCGGGATGATTTCCGATCCCGAAGCAAAGGGCGATCCGCGCGTGCTGCCCATTGGGTTTCACCTCACCGTCGACCCGAAAACGAACGTTCCATGGTTGGTTGCCAATTGCCAATTTTGCCATGCGGAGCGCATCCGCCTTC contains these protein-coding regions:
- a CDS encoding sugar ABC transporter ATP-binding protein; its protein translation is MTTLVARGLQKTFGATLALRGVDLEVRSGEIHALMGENGAGKSTLMSILSGSAQADAGSMAFDGSPYRPNGPREARHEGVLLVHQELSLCGHMTVGENVMLGIEPARFGFLRREEMRAKAAKAIRAVTGAEGSISLDARAADLSPADRQLVEIARALAVPQCRVLLLDEPTSSLAAGDVDRLFVLLRELKRRSLAIVYISHFLEEIMRVCDVYTVLRDGQVAAKGAIAETDAKKLVLAMSGGDRAGTEEGAAQAPQVTGGGGGAAPFRDAGAGTVSGTREPVLVVEDVTGTVKPASASLTVHRGEIVGIAGLLGAGRTELLRMIFGLDPVVRGTIKVAGSVAMSGASPAKRIAQGVGFLSEDRKGEGLLLGMSIADNLTMSRLSGLGPKGFVSEGAQHASAKKWTDLLKVRHRDAGQPVRDLSGGNQQKIALARLLHQGADLFLLDEPTRGVDINSKTQIEGHIRALAASGKAVLLVSSHLPDLIAVCDRIGVMYRGRLGEIRPVSAWTEHTLLAAATGAN
- a CDS encoding ABC transporter permease; this encodes MSKSLALPKLRAPWIGPLLAVALLFALFAILAHETFASTSTVVTMLRQTTVVGIAAVGMTMIIVLGGIDLSVGSAVALTTVSVALCLRAGQGPWVAALVGIATAAACGAINGLLVGYLKFVPFIATLGTMSLLRGLCKGLADEQKIDAEPHGLESLLAPLPDGREWMLLPTGVWITVLLAVVVAVLLRTTQAGRYVFAVGSSEPAARLCGIDVAKVKFGVFALAGVLVGWAGVLEFSRLTVGDPTDSVGLELDVIAAVVIGGGSLSGGEGSVLGSVLGALLMTIIKTGCTHVGLPNWVQEILTGVIIVVAVGLDRIRHRKGA
- a CDS encoding Uma2 family endonuclease: MNRAKVYGYDPSAPNDSEVEAAFQSAPPEMVAEILDGELFLQPRPRPKHSLAASNLLTELNSKFNLGGPRGPDSWIFLIEPELHLGPKPDKVVPDLAGWHRDRFPSSALAKHAPVGITVRPDWLCEVISPSTERRDRGKKMRIYRREGVGHAWLVNPEAQTLEVYRLERERWYFVDTYEGDDEVHAEPFEAMPLPLGTLWRM
- a CDS encoding aldo/keto reductase; amino-acid sequence: MTTSASSAVSLDTYRLLGRSGLRVSPLALGGMTFGTDWGWGADRDETRRIFDTYVDRGGNFIDTANFYTGGTSEKLIGEFAQGKRDGLVIATKYTLTMQPGDPNSGGNHRKSMVRSVEASLSRLGTSYIDLLYLHAWDGTTPPEEILRALDDLVRAGKVLYAGISDTPAWQIARMQTLADLRGWSPFVALQIEYSLAQRTVERELLPMAKELGLGVVPFFALASGVLTGKYSKADLEDTPGPANPVGTRKNVAAVNGVLTARNLEIAEVVQSVAREMDKTPAQVALAWTLLHPAVTSPIVGARTVRQLEDNLGALDVTFTPEQRARLEAATAIELGVPHDMLAREITNNVIFGGATIVKRT
- a CDS encoding LysR family transcriptional regulator, translating into MRGSEFAELNAFATIAAHGSFARAAAHLRVSPSALSQTIRGLEERLGVRLLNRTTRSVAASEAGAQLLARLRPVLDELDAAVADVTAFRDRPAGTVRINAARMAAIRFLGPLLGRFYRAHPEIVLDVTVDDTLADIVEGGFDAGIRLGERLEKDMVAVKLSGDMTSLVVATPSYLARYGTPKTPRDLHQHRCINARFPTNRTLYRWEFEQGKKSVEVAVKGPLVLDDWDLVLRAALQGVGIAYVIDPRAQRWIDRGKLTRILEAWSPTFPGFYLYYPSRRQTPPALRAFLDFVRSHALA
- a CDS encoding NAD-dependent epimerase/dehydratase family protein, with translation MGEGRAGMKVLVTGANGLVGANLVRELLHRNVDVHAMVRATSRLEALQGTAAPRVLGDVLQSPDLLARPMRGCEIVFHAAAHFTYDRVSDDALVRTSVTGTQNVLRAAAMAGVRRVVVTSSSVIFGSSPTPRWLDETAPRGAVSADGFVEPVYVASKVQQDVAAAELARELGLEIVFTCPTMCVGPYGTVLGPSNGVIVAYLSDPLRMTYPGGCNIVSVRDVAAGHWLAATRGTAGEHYLLGGENLQWEQIHALVAGLCGADPPRTRINHTLAFAAAGFEELRARFERRAALTTRQQARLVGRYYWYSHAKAAAMGYAPRTARAALAEACAWLAGSEHVSRELRSTLRLHAEVHAARRALGAWDRSEAR